In Humulus lupulus chromosome 7, drHumLupu1.1, whole genome shotgun sequence, the following are encoded in one genomic region:
- the LOC133792473 gene encoding uncharacterized protein LOC133792473: protein MQELALSIVDPWMVIGNFNENLFHHERISKKVTTKLSIIFQDCLSFCHLEDLKFSGCFYTWNNKQKAEEKVYSKIDRALVNSKWTDYFPNSEAVFLLEELFDHSPVLVHFYFGVYNGEEAI, encoded by the coding sequence ATGCAGGAGTTGGCTTTATCCATTGTTGATCCTTGGATGGTGATAGGGAACTTTAATGAGAATCTTTTTCATCATGAAAGAATAAGTAAAAAGGTCACTACTAAACTCTCTATCATCTTTCAAGATTGTCTATCATTCTGTCATTTAGAGGATTTAAAGTTCTCAGGGTGTTTCTATACTTGGAACAATAAACAGAAGGCAGAGGAGAAGGTTTATTCAAAGATTGATCGTGCTCTGGTTAATTCAAAATGGACAGATTATTTTCCAAACTCAGAAGCTGTTTTTCTTCTGGAAGAACTCTTTGATCATAGTCCAGTCCTTGTTCACTTCTATTTTGGAGTTTACAATGGAGAAGAAGCCATTTAG